TTCACGAGTCTAGTCCGCGAGGGATTTGCACATCCGCAATTCAGAATGCATTAGATGAGGGTAAAACCAAATCCGTTTCATTCATTTCACTAGTAGTTTAGTAAGGGGGTATCACACGCTCTACGACGAAAGGGGAAAGCAGGACGACGATTACAGTCGAATCGGAGCTATTTGTTTGGAGACTAAGCAACTAGTACGATCATTGTTCTTTCAAAAAATTCTCGAAATTAGGTGCCGTCCTTTCACACTTCCTCCTCGCCTGCGTGACTAAAACCAGTGAAAATTTCCATCAACTAAATGCAACATATGCATCGACTAATAAAGCAGAAACAACAGAATCAGAGGCCCAATTACCAATTAATTCATGATTGTCTCCaactaaacaaaaaaatgaagaagaaaaactttGTTTGCCAAGCTAATAAACGAGGAAATTTTTTTACTTCGATTCCCAGGTGGCTTGAGTTTACAAAAAGTCGCCAAGGATGATATCATGAGTTTGCTACTCACTACCTGAATAATTAGAGGTAGACGTAAAACGCTGTTTATGCAAAAAAGAATGTACAGAagtgaataattaattaatcaCCGTCCACTAAGAAACACTTACAGCTATATTACAGCCgtactaaaacttaaaaaaaaatatatatttgctCAAGGTCGGTCAGATGTAATTCTGAAACAAAAACGCATCTCTACTTCCAGTGTAATCTAAACTCTCTTCTGCTTGTTCTGCTACCTCCGTTTGTACCTGCATCAGTAACAATGGTCTTAAGAACGCATTTTGAATAGCACTGCTATCCTGCATTGCCCATTTCCAACTTCCAGACCCATGCAGAAGATCAAACTGCTATTGCGCAACTCAAGTAACAAGCTCAAATCAATACATATGTGACAATATGATATTCTCTCCAACCTCTGACGTCCAAAAATCTTAACATTAGGCATCACCAGATCCTATGTTTTAGTCACTCGCATGGTCTTTTAAAAACTTACGAGGCAGGGTTTATCTTTGGAGTACTCAGCATTCGGCCAGTGTATCAAGACTCTACATATAGGATATGACAAGAGAAATATGACCAGATTCATACCTTGACTTGCTTTTGAATGAGGATTTCTTCTTCCCACCTCCTTGAGggtttcttttctgttttttctcACTCATGTCACTCTGAAAAAGCTCCCGCATCTCTTCCATTCTAGATTGGGTTTTCTGGGAAGGATGTTTGGATTTCTTTTCCACCCTTCTTGTAATTTTTCCAGCGTCAGTAGCCCTTTTCACAGCTTTCACAGCTTTTGCCCGCCGATAAGCTAAATCAACAAGGGAAATTCCAGCATTCTCTTTCTTACTTTTGTCAATGCCCtggaggggaaaaaaattaTTGCTAAACCCAATACTCGAGAAACTAGCTATAAGAACAAAAGACAGTCAATTAAAGAACTGTAAATGATAACACTGGCAAAGAAAGTAAAGCAGGTCAGCAACAAATGAAGCTACAACGTGCATGCAATCATAGCAAGAATTTAGTCATAAACAGTCAGAGGCAAAAAGTAAAGAGCAAGTGTACATACCTGGAGAACTTCACTGTCATCTTCCAGTTTCTCTCTAGCTGCTTCCAActtcctccttttctttctaGGAAGATTTTTCTGAAGAAAACAATCAGATAAAAATGTGTATGACAACTTACGCCAACAATTTTGTACTTGTGTCAATAAAAGATAATACGAACCTCCCTATCtcgctttcttttttctttcatcttAAGATCTTCAGCTTGTTCAGCACTAACTAGCTCATTTCCAGGATGCTTCCTATTTTGCAACAATTCCTAGCAACAGAAATCAACATGTTATCTCCATATCAAATACTTTCCGCCACAACCTTGCATTAAGGAGACAAACCGAATCCAGAGTCCATGACTTAACCAGATACCATTAATGAGAATTAGTCTTGTCCATGCAAGTATAAAAGCAAAAATGGAAGATTCAAGCAacaaagaaattcaaaaactacAAACTACAGGGAAGCTAGCAAATTTGATGTTTTATAAACATGGGTCACATAGGGGAATAGTCAAGAAAAAATAATGTATGTGCAGCAAAATCAATTGCAAGGTTTCAAGCACAGCTGAGGGTACTAAATCATGATCCGTATTTACGAAACCAATACAGGTCTGGCACAAAGGAGTAGGCTATGGCATTTGACCCTTCCTGACACAACGCCTTACAATTGCAGCAATCTCATGAATCCTGTTTGCCATTATGGAGAAACAAAAATGGGTtcacaaaaataacagaaacCCTCTACAAAGAGaaaatgagaaggaagaaatggagaTTCTGGACAAATGCCAAAATTTTCACATGAGGTCCTTGAGACAAGTGCTACTGTTGCGGCAAAGCCAGAATACCTGATTCTAGGGGCAACAAGTCACCTAAACATTATTTCTGTGAGAATAGTTGAAACAAAATAGGAGAATAAGCAGATGACGGAATCCCAGTAGGGAAAGTTGAATTTTTGCAACGAGATGATTATCAAAATcttcaaggaaagaaaaaggagcATCAGTGATGATGATTAAGATTCTTGAGAGGTGGCTGAGAGTGGCGGCTGTGTGTTTTTGTTCAAGGTGGAAGATGACAGTGAACAGTGGTCATGCTGCGATGAGAGAAAAAATGTGTTGAAGATTGAGTTGGGAATTAGGATTTGGggctgatgatgaagatgaaagcTTGAGGAGTGTGTTAGCTATGCCGTTTTTAGGGCTATTGAGGAGTGAGGAAGAGGACATTGATTAGCCATGTTTGGGCCTTTCCTCAAATTTGTTTTGGGACTTTGGACTTTAAGCAATATTTGGGCCCTAAGAAAAAACAAATGGGCTAGTTATTAGACTTGCTTTTGGGATGAAAAAAACAAACAGACTACCAACTTTCACAATATAGACCCTGTGAAAATAACAAACGATTTTTCTATTTGTTTCATACTAAATATAGAGTATAAGCAGAGAAACTAAGAAAACGAGGTCAGAAAAAGGTGTCCACAGCTAAAAACCACAGTACCAGAAGTGTGGTATGTTTCCAACTGATCAATAACACACAAAAACAACAGAGACAATAATGGATTCAGCAGTTCCAAAGGCCTCAACGGATAGTAAACCAATTCTAATGAACATTCTCTTATTCCCCACATAATgacttaaaaaatgatcaaattGAAATCTTCATAGAGCCAAGTAGTGAAGCTTGAATAGCGCAGCAAAGCATTCAAATCAGCACAACAATAGTCAAGACCACTGATCCACAAACCATCCAAGTATCTCATCATCAAAATTGAAGCATAGATTCATATTTCCATAGTATCCCCATGGAAAGTTGAAACTTACCTTGGCTGCCTTTGCAACaagctttttctccttttcagtAGCAAACCAAGTTCTTTTAGGGCGTGAGTAAATTTCATCTTTATGCGCAATCATGTTTTCAGCCTGCAATGCATTGAGGAATTCCTGTTAATATTTGTCAAAATGATACCACAAAAGATATGTGTCTAGTTCCAGCAGGCAACAATGCAAGTGCCATGGAAACAAGTCACACCAGTTTTCAGATGATGCTGGTGCCAGAATAAAGTATTGTCTACTTTCAAGTCAACTGTTTCACAAAATATACCACGAACAAGCAAGTTGTTCTCATAAATATCAAAATGGAAACTAGAAGAAAGGAAAGGTGATTAACCTTAGCGGCTTCCATTTCTGCTTTTCTCAAAGCCATTTCTTCCCTGCAAAAACCAAATTGATGTTGAAACAAAAGGCACAAGTTCAATAAAATACAGGTTAGTGTTAGAATATTGAGAAACCTCTCTTCCTGAAGAATTTCGGCAACTTGGTCTTCCATTTGCTCAATCATTTGAGACCACTTAGTTGTGGACTGCTCTGCCACAATTCGGCTCTTCAACTTGGACCCAGCTCTTTTAACCTGCCAGAATGTATCACATTTACATTTACCAGCATAAACATCCTTCTCTTTCAGGTCTAAACTACTAAAGAAAAAGGAGgggtaaaaaaaaagaacaccCTGTTGCACCACCAAAATCATCTGAAATGAACTTCTCATGTAGTGATTCATTCACAAGGACCAACACTGATTGATTGgcatatttctcattcaaaaatgCAGCAGGGTGTCAATCTAGGGGGAAAGGCTTAACGTTAATATAGAGTTATAAAAATCTTAAGAACCATGAAATTACTCAAATTAGTGGCTAGAAGCTTGAGAGGTATCAGCAGGTATGTTGCAGTCCGAGATGGCATCACATTGCAGACAAAAGAATCACAGCCAAAACCAGCTATTTGCAGGCAAGATCTCAAAACCATTTTTACCTTTTTGCCTTTAGAAAAGTGTGGCTTGTGGACATGACCAAAATCCAAAATGTTTCTGACTTGTAGTGCAATATTGAGTTTCAATCATAGAAATTTCCCCCGTCACTAGATGTAATGGAGCATAGCAATATCATATTAAGTTAAAATACAATTACCAATCACTAGAACACCTTCTCATTGAAGCATAAAAATCACAAACATGCACAAAATGCAAAGCATTCTACAATTGCAACTCTGCAAAATGAAGATGAGGCTCTTACAATGGCTTTCAGAAGAGACCGATCATTGTCAGTCACAAAAGTAACAGCATACCCTTCCCTACCAGCTCTAGCTGTACGACCGACTCGATGAACATAACTGGAAATaaaattaagaagaaaaaattaacaGAACCGACAGAATTCAAAGATACAATCaatccaaagaaattcaatTCTCAGAGACCAGGGAAGGCTCCAAAGAACAACATATGCATAGAAGAAACTGCATATGGCTGCATACAAATACGGAATCAAGAAGAGCAAAACAACTGAAATCATGTAACTCCAAGCAATTTTTTGGGGGGACCAATATTACAAACCTTGTAAGGTCGCGAGGACATGCAAAATTGACAACTGTTTGGACTCCAATAATATCAAGTccctaaaaaaagaaaagaagttagGCCATAAGCACGTGATATTTTAAATTTGTGTTTTAACTGCGCTGCCGAGTTTTCAGACTGTACAATATAGACAGAATAAAGAATTGAAAGCAATGCTAAAATAAAACCCTACAAAAGATGGACTAATTATCTTACTCGAGCAGCAACATCAGTTGCAATCAGAAAATCCACTTGTTGCTTCCGAAAAAGTTCCAAAGCCTACAGAAAAAGTACCAATGAGAATATGCTAGCTGAACAGTTACAAAGTAACCTACTTTAATTTTTAAAGCAGGATGCAGGATGCAAAGTCTCACGTCTAGGCGTTGAGCCTGGGTCAGATTTCCATGAAGCTCAGCAGCTTTTAAGCCAGCCAAcccaaacaaaattttcaaccgATGGGCAGCCTGCTTTGTCCCACTGCCacatgaaaatgaaatttctgAGAAAATGTAGACTTAAATCAACACTAACCAGTGTTAAGACCTGGAAGGTTCTCAATTATCTGAACTCATAACATGGATGATGTAAACATGAAACATACACTCGAATAACCTATTTATCAACCATACTTATACATCAGGAGTCGAACAAAAATTTAACGAATGAACTCGTATCACTTTATCTGCGGAAACCTGAAAATAATGACTTTAGATGTGAATGTCCTAGAGCACAGAGCAAGAAGTACTGCCTCCTGATTCCCTTCACGCATCCGGCGTATCCTAACCACCCTACATAAATGCAGAACAGGATAATAAATTCGCAATGTCTAAAGAAAACCAAGTTTTTCAGAAAACCAGTTGACATGGTGAAGAAAATGAATAGCGATGTAGTACACAATAAAAATACAAGGCTCTGAGAACCCTTTGCCATCAGCATAAGCTGCTAAGTGCCAAAGCATCTCTGGGATGACTTACTCTTCAGTTAAAGTTGCTGGCCTTTTTGTGGATGGATCGGCTGAAATACGCAGAGGTTTGTTCAAGGATAGCTTGATAAGCTCATCAACTTCCTCTGTCATGGTAGCTGAAAATAGCATGGTCTGTCTACGTTTAGGACACAGTCTTACCTGAGACAAGCCCTCCAATAATCACTTAAAGAAAGCACACCCAAAGTACAAAAACAACCACAGAAGGGATTATTAAAAACgattgaaagaaaagaaaaatattagaGGAGTTAAAGTAAAATGGATTCTCATTGCAAAACTTCCTAAAAATGCCCATTCTCCATACAAGGAAAAAGACACAGTCGTCAAACATACCAGCTCACGAATTTCAGCACTGAATCCTAACTCCAGGAGACGATCCGCTTCATCAAGGATCAAAACAGCAAGCTCATCCAAATCTATGGACAGAGAATTCCGGAGATGATCTATCATACGTCCTGGAGTAGCAACAACTATATCCGGCTTGGACCTCAAAGCTGCCTCTTGCGTCTGAAAATTGCTCAAGGTTAGCAAACTTTCTCTGGTAGACAACCAAATGCTATGAGTAGACAAGGTATGATAAACCATCAGTAGTGTCAAAGTAAAGTCCTTGAAAAAACACTAATAGTTAGATAATGTAATCACATGAGGAACTACCATGATCTGGTACCTCCATGCATTTTTTAAATAGAAACTGAGACTAACAAAATTCCCAAATATGTACCACCAGTCCCTACAGAAGAAAATTAACTTCAACCCTGGGCAATTGTTTCTTCTACTTTTCCTTTTCAGCATTTAGGGGCAGAAGGGAGGAAGTTCTGCATACTCTACCCAATTCGTATTTGCAAACAAATGCAACCAAGTTCCAACTATTACCTATTATGTGTTACAAATGCCTAACTCCTATTCACTAGTAGCATGCCACCTTTCCATCTAACTCCAAACTAATGTGAAGCTTGACAATGTTTTAAGCTTACTCATATGTAGAACCAAATTCAGCTCAAAATCCACTCTAATTCTAGAAGCAAAGGCAGTGGGGAGAAAAAGGAAGTAAAGAAGGCATTGACTAGCATCGTACAAGCCAAAAGATATGGGAGAACTGAAAACGAACTAAAGAGCGTTTATCTGGCAGTCAATACAACTACATTTAAAAGATGCAGCAAAgtgaaaatgaatgataaaaaAGCACAAGATGAGATGGCATAGTTCTCTTGCAAAAGCATGATAAACAACAAACCTTCAATGAAAGCCCACCAACCACCAGACAACATCTAATATCTGTCATGAATTGAGCAAGCTTTTCTATCATGCTGTGGACCCTGATTCAAAAGGTTGAATAAAAATTAgccaatcaattaaatataaTTCAAACATAAACCTGAGCAGAGAAGTCAATGCAccacttttatcatcattaaCATATTTCGGTTGactttgaaaagaaagaaagagttttATTGAGGAGAAGAAAAGACACAATTAAGATCATGGGGAATGATTGAGGAAATGGAATAAAACTGTTCTAATTTTATATGACAAATCAAGTGAATCGACTGACAGCCTAATCTCAAAACTTACTGCACAGCTAACTCCCTTGTTGGCGTCAGAATTAGAACTCTAGTGGCAGGGCGATTCTTTGGACGGAAATGTAACCTTTCCAGTGTTGGCAAGGCAAAGGCAGCCGTCTGCATGAGCAAAGTCAAACAAGAAAACATACCAATAActgcaattaatttttttaatatctcTTTCTTATTTCTACAATTTTTTTAATCTCTTTCTTATTTCTACAAGCATAATGGCATAAATACAGCATACATCagttaaaagaaacaataagcaAATAAACCCCATGAAACATCTCCATCTGTATATAACTTCCATGGACCTGTTATTGCACTTccaacttttaaaaaaaaaaaaattctctctttttcttccaaTCATAATGGCAAAAAACCAGCATACATCGGttaaaagaaataaggaaataaAGCCCATAAATATCTCCATCTATATTATATACCTTCCCTGAACCTGTTATTGCACTTCCACATATATCACGGCCTGCTAATGCCAACGGAATACATGCAGCCTACAACAAAAGATCCTCAAATATTTATCATCTCACAAAAACATAAGACTACTGGATGCGTGACTTTATCATATATCCATCAAATTAAAGTCACATttaaaaaaccaaaagaaaaaaatggaaaagaaacagAAACCTGAATTGGTGTGGGCTTGGTATAGCCCAATGCTTCACAAGCTCGAAGTAAGGGCCTCGAAAGATGCAGCTCCAGAAATGAATTTGCGTGGTAGGAAACTTCCTCCGCCGACCCAAAGAATGGTTTTTTATCACTGACAGCATTACTATTAGCcatatcatcatcatcttcctcCCTATAGTCCTCCTAAATTTTAAAcccataaaaattattattatttgaaaaaaaaaagaggctaaTGATCTTGACACTCCAGCATTAGCTTCAGGCACTCTTCTCTTACTTTATATTAGCCAAAATAATACAAATACCCCCAAGTTTaggttttttaacaacttaaaTGCCTAGGTATAGGGACAGTTACAAACTAACAAAAAGTATTACTTTCTAGCTTCCTTTCAATCATACTAGTTACTATTTGGAGTACATATTACAGTTTTAACCCAAgaaacaaagcaaaaaaaaaagaaggaaaagtatTTTTATCACGTTTACAAGATAATACCATAAGGGAAGTGTCAAGATCATAGTGTATGTATGAACTTGATAACATGACACAAATTTTGACAATTCAATCAGTAGAAAAGTGAAGGTGGATTGCGTAACTTCCGGGATTAAATACTGAAGTAGGGGTGAGCATTAGCCGGAATGAATTAGATTCCACTAGCCTCATTCAAAAGAAGgaacaagaaaaggaagaattaCTGTCTAGGTAGGTTTATCGAAAAGGCAATTCcacccaaaagaaaaaggagaaaggaaaaaatgaaatgagAAATTAAGGGGGGGTTGAGAGCTACTAACTTGACGGTCAGGTTGGGAATCGGAGTCGTGATCGTGGTCGTGGTCGTGGTCGTGGTCGTGGTCGTGGTCAGAGGTGGGGATAGGCGGGGAGGGGGCAGGGGCGGATCGCTGTTGGAGGAGGGCTTGGGAGATTTTGAAGTCAATGGAAGTGGTGCAGCGGCGGGCATGCTCGTCGGCAACTGACTGGGAGTAGGAAGAGAAATCCCAGGGAGAGTGCTtggattttttattctttttagcTGGAGAAATTGATATTTCGTCTTCCTCCTCGTTAACGGCGTCGTTTTCCGCTTCTCCGTCTTCTTCGCCTGAGTCGTCCTTACTGTCGTCGTGCTCGTACTCGATTTCCTCATCGCTCGGGGGTTCAAACAAGAAATCTGAAGCCATTGAGTGGCGACTAGCGAGATGATGTTGTGTTTGGTGACTTATGGGGATTCTCAATTTCAGCTttcaggaggaggaggaggagctgCTGCTTTTTTGGACCTTAAACACCAGCAGTTGCCTTTTGCTGCACTGCACGAGACTTAGAGGGTTTTAGCTAAACTAGCAGAAGAACACCGTGCGCAAACAATTTAAGTGATGCCCACAATGAGTTGATATTCATGTAATTTatggatttttttgttttgtataatTACGGGTGCAAACGAGACAAGCCGAGTCAAACATTAAACTTATCGAGTCAGGCTCGATTACTGTACactcgagcttgagctcgacTCAAATAAGTAAGAAGCTGGCTCAAgttcgactcgataaggctcgattTACTCAACTCGACAAGAGCTTGAATTGGCTCGAAAATTTCTGTCACTAAGCACATAATTTTTAAACGCAATCCAGATTGCATTTTCTAACAGGACAAGCTAAAAATTACCCCagaatgagaaaataaaaagtgaACAATCAAAAACTACAAACCAAAAGTATTTCAATCAAACAGAAGGTATATTCCATGAAAATGTATGTAAGAAGTTAAGAAAAGAAACCCAATATTCTTACCAATCTTCAAAAAACAGTCCCTAATAATAATAACAGAtccaaattcaaaaaaaaataaggagaaAAAAGTACATTGACAGAAAACAATTCAATACATGCGAAAGTCCAAATAAATTCTAaataaattgagagaaattgGGGACGGAAATGGGAAAGAAGAGGCGATCTAATTCTAACGAAAGCTCGGTCGCCATTAACAGGAAAGAGGAAATTAATAAGGGAAGAAGAGAAAGGACAACCTGTTCGCTTTGCCTGTTCGCGAGGCCCTCCACCAATGGAGCTGATGAAATGGGCGTTGGAGAGGGCGGCAGTGGTGGGAGTCGGAGATTGTTCGCTTTGCCTACCGTAGCTTCTAACTGGGAGTCGGAGAGAAATGGCGGCAGTGGTGGTGGCAGAAGTGGCCAACAAACTGGGAGTCGGAGAGAAAGGGCTCTTCAATTGAAGGCCGGCAGTGGTGGTTGCAGAAGTGGCTTGAGCCTTGAAGACAGTGGTAGCGGCGGCTAGGGCTTGCTTTTGATTTGGGGAAAGAAGAATGCGGACAGCAGAACAGCCGAGTGGGAAGAAGGAGATGTGTTTGTGACTTTGGGTCCACCGTCCTCCACTCTCTTGGTCCTTGGAGAAATCTATCTAAACTACTTAAAGCCGCGAAGCCTGATGAACAGTTGATTGTGCCGGTTTCGCTGTGGTTTTGCAGCTCATTTTGTCCTTTTTCGTCTTTTCGCGGGCTTCATGTAGCGCCCTTGCTTCTGTTTCcgctagggctgcaaacgaatcgagccgctcacgagctgctcgcgagcggctcgagtcaagctcgagtcgagtgtCAGGCAAGCACTCCTGAGCTAGATCGATCGGTAACAGATTGGAAGAAAAGAATTAGGGAAGGAGGGAAAtcgagagaaaagagagaaggcaAGAGAGAGTaacagagaagaaagagaaagtaaTTCTTGTATTATGAATCTGGTAATCAAATACAGCAATTGAAAGGGACCTTTATACAATTTCTGTTATCTGTTGCAACTAACTCCAACTAACTGACTTAGTCTAACTACGTCGTTTAAGACTGCTACCCTTCAAACCTTCAAACGCAGAGCACTCCACATCAAACGACAACACTTAGAAACTGGGGCCTGACATTCCCTCCCTGATAAGAAATGAGCTTGTCCTCAAGCTGAAAAATCAGTAAACTGCTTGTCAATGAACGTCTTGTCCTCCCACGATGCCT
The DNA window shown above is from Coffea arabica cultivar ET-39 chromosome 5e, Coffea Arabica ET-39 HiFi, whole genome shotgun sequence and carries:
- the LOC113722716 gene encoding DEAD-box ATP-dependent RNA helicase 28-like — protein: MASDFLFEPPSDEEIEYEHDDSKDDSGEEDGEAENDAVNEEEDEISISPAKKNKKSKHSPWDFSSYSQSVADEHARRCTTSIDFKISQALLQQRSAPAPSPPIPTSDHDHDHDHDHDHDHDSDSQPDRQEDYREEDDDDMANSNAVSDKKPFFGSAEEVSYHANSFLELHLSRPLLRACEALGYTKPTPIQAACIPLALAGRDICGSAITGSGKTAAFALPTLERLHFRPKNRPATRVLILTPTRELAVQVHSMIEKLAQFMTDIRCCLVVGGLSLKTQEAALRSKPDIVVATPGRMIDHLRNSLSIDLDELAVLILDEADRLLELGFSAEIRELVRLCPKRRQTMLFSATMTEEVDELIKLSLNKPLRISADPSTKRPATLTEEVVRIRRMREGNQEAVLLALCSRTFTSKVIIFSGTKQAAHRLKILFGLAGLKAAELHGNLTQAQRLDALELFRKQQVDFLIATDVAARGLDIIGVQTVVNFACPRDLTSYVHRVGRTARAGREGYAVTFVTDNDRSLLKAIVKRAGSKLKSRIVAEQSTTKWSQMIEQMEDQVAEILQEEREEMALRKAEMEAAKAENMIAHKDEIYSRPKRTWFATEKEKKLVAKAAKELLQNRKHPGNELVSAEQAEDLKMKEKRKRDREKNLPRKKRRKLEAAREKLEDDSEVLQGIDKSKKENAGISLVDLAYRRAKAVKAVKRATDAGKITRRVEKKSKHPSQKTQSRMEEMRELFQSDMSEKKQKRNPQGGGKKKSSFKSKSRYKRR